One window from the genome of Nicotiana sylvestris chromosome 9, ASM39365v2, whole genome shotgun sequence encodes:
- the LOC138878147 gene encoding uncharacterized protein, whose amino-acid sequence MVHRIARNISIAAEQKLIRAIKHAKAEARRETLEGIRARGTDLSADLKEDCELEEELALLVAPDEGEGAGGSFEMRPCPPGEEDRLLASGSRSVDKRKDSPGLKSELLHSEAPLRKALNREKSLKLLCAAKESELVSLQCEVDRSWSRSLEICLQGEVGRAKREFNELQAHVSAHFVAKEKAQAKVSALEMQIQTVRANDSALANMIARLSSELSKEKIDVVNVRAEVVMSNTRAGQKVVAYLKSVAAAKAELKRALIV is encoded by the exons ATGGTGCATAGAATAGCTCGCAACATATCAATAGCAGCTGAGCAGAAATTAATCCGAGCTATTAAGCATGCTAAGGCAGAGGCGAGGAGAGAGACCTTGGAGGGAATTAGAGCCAGAGGTACCGACCTATCAGCTGATCTCAAGGAAGACTGTGAATTAGAGGAAGAACTGGCACTTTTAGTTGCCCCCGATGAGGGCGAAG GTGCCGGGGGTTCTTTCGAAATGAGGCCGTGTCCTCCAGGGGAGGAGGACAGATTGTTGGCCTCGGGATCAAGGAGTGTTGACAAAAGAAAAGATTCTCCAGG GCTTAAATCTGAGTTGCTTCATAGCGAGGCTCCATTGCGGAAGGCTTTgaatagggagaaatccctcaagctTCTTTGTGCGGCAAAGGAAAGTGAGCTTGTTTCCTTACAGTGCGAGGTGGACCGGAGCTGGAGCCGGAGCCTTGAGATCTGCTTACAG GGCGAGGTTGGCCGAGCCAAACGCGAATTCAATGAGCTGCAGGCGCATGTAAGTGCCCATTTTGTGGCCAAAGAGAAGGCCCAAGCCAAGGTTTCTGCTCTTGAGATGCAAATCCAGACCGTTCGTGCGAACGATTCGGCTCTGGCGAATATGATTGCAAGGCTTTCGTCCGAGCTTTCGAAGGAgaagattgacgtggtgaatgtCCGGGCCGAGGTTGTGATGAGTAATACCAGGGCAGGACAGAAAGTAGTGGCCTATTTGAAGAGTGTTGCCGCTGCTAAAGCTGAGCTGAAGAGAGCCTTGATCGTGTAA